A window from Leptospira stimsonii encodes these proteins:
- a CDS encoding YqaA family protein, with the protein MGSEFWETLTRLIPLYGGPGLAIVSFAAATILPFSSEAALVFAIVSGLSIKEAILWASIGNCSACGVNYGLGIWFRSGVETKIEESKLYSYIAHTMQTWGHFVLLLSFLPVVGDPITILSGFFRQRLSYFIPIVFALRIARYIVLAYGVVNV; encoded by the coding sequence ATGGGATCTGAGTTTTGGGAAACGTTAACAAGGTTGATCCCTCTTTACGGAGGACCGGGTCTGGCGATCGTTTCTTTCGCGGCCGCGACGATTCTTCCATTCAGTTCGGAAGCCGCCCTCGTATTTGCCATCGTTTCCGGACTTTCCATCAAGGAAGCGATCTTGTGGGCATCGATCGGAAACTGTTCCGCCTGCGGGGTCAATTACGGTCTGGGAATTTGGTTTCGCTCCGGGGTGGAAACAAAGATCGAAGAATCCAAACTCTATTCTTACATTGCCCATACAATGCAAACCTGGGGACATTTTGTTCTCTTGCTTTCGTTTCTTCCGGTTGTAGGGGATCCGATTACAATTCTATCCGGCTTTTTTAGACAAAGGCTGTCTTATTTTATTCCCATTGTCTTTGCTCTCCGTATCGCCCGTTACATAGTTCTCGCTTACGGCGTAGTGAACGTTTGA